One Gordonia pseudamarae genomic window, TCAGGCCCGCGACATACCGCTCACTCAGCGTCGCCAGTACCAGGCTGATGGGCAATACGGCGTCTGGGGACAGCCCGCCCCGTGCCAGCACGGTGTGGATCAAAGCCCTGCCGACTCGTCCGTTTCCGTCGGTGAACGGGTGGATCGTCTCGAACTGAGCGTGTACAAGTCCCGCTTGGATGAGTGGTCCGTGTGATGCGCCGTTGACGTACCTGACCAGGTCGGCCATCAGCGCCGGGACCAGCTCGGGTGGTGGTGGAACGAACTCCGCGCGCAGCGGGTTCCAATTCGAACCACCAATCCAGTTCTGGACCACGCGGATTCCGCGATGGTGGTCACCTTGCAACAGGCCATCGTGTAGCGCTTCGATGTCAGCCACCGTCACCTCGGGCGAGGTCACCAGTTCACCCGATGCGGCCCGCAGCACGGCAATATTCCTGGCGACGAGCCTTGCCTTGTCGCTCAGGCCTCGGACACTCTCAGTCAAACCCAGCTCGGCGAGTGCGACTTGCTGTGGCGACGGCGCGATACCTTCGATCATCGAACTGGAGATCGCTTCCGAACGCGTGAGCAGCCGGGAAATGGCAGACAGGCCGCGTGAGCCGGGAACGGCGGCCAAATGTCGGATCGCACGTTCCGCCGAGGCTGCCGCCGCGCCCAGTTCGCCGTCGAGGGCCAGTGGGCGGTTGCACAATGGGTCGGGGACATATGCCGAGAAGCGTCCACCGCGACGGTCTGACGCGACGAGACCGGACTGGTCGGCGGGCTGCCAATGGAGGTCGCGAAGGTGGGCCATGGTTGTAGGTTTCGACCTTTCTATGAACAGATCCGCATCTTATCTAAGTTTAGATAGTCATTCTTCAATGACGAGGTTTGTCGAGGGTTGGGGACTTGGTCCTGACTTGAGCGGAATACACTCAACTCTGTTGGCGTTGTCGACTCCGTAGGCTCATACTTGAGTCTGTTGGACTAAAGAGAAAGGTATGCGAAGTGGACAGCTTCACTCCCACGACCAAGACACAGCAGGCACTGAGTGCTGCCGTGCACGCCGCGACCGCTGCCGGCAACTCGGACGTGCGTCCCGCTCATATCCTGGTGGCCCTGCTCGATCAGTCCGACGGTATCGCCGCGCCGCTGCTCAAGGCTGTCGGGGTGGATCCGTCGACCGTTCGGACATTGGCCCAGGCGATCATCGACCGTGCGCCCACCGTTGCCAGCGCCAGTGCGTCCCCGCAATTGTCCCGCGAGTCGATCGCGGCGATCGGCGCCGCCCAGCAGCTCGCGGGCGAGCTCGACGACGACTATGTATCCACCGAACACCTCGTGGTCGGTTTGGCGACCGGTGACTCCGATGTCGCCAAACTCCTGCACAACCAGGGTGCGACACCGCAGGCGCTGCGGGACGCGTTCGTTTCGGTACGCGGTACGGCACGAGTGACCTCCGAGGACCCCGAGTCGACCTATCAGGCGCTGGAGAAGTACTCCACCGACCTCACCGCCGCCGCTCGCGAGGGCAAACTCGACCCGGTCATCGGCCGCGACTCGGAGATCCGCCGCGTCGTGCAGGTGCTGAGCCGGCGCACCAAGAACAACCCGGTGCTCATCGGTGAACCCGGCGTCGGCAAGACCGCCATCGTCGAAGGGCTCGCCCAGCGCGTCGTCGCCGGTGACGTACCCGAATCGTTGCGGGGTAAGACCGTCATCTCCCTCGACCTCGGTTCGATGGTCGCCGGTGCCAAGTATCGCGGCGAGTTCGAGGAACGCCTCAAGGCGGTGCTCGATGAGATCAAAGGCTCTGCCGGACAGGTCATCACGTTCATCGACGAACTGCACACCATCGTCGGCGCCGGGGCCACCGGCGACTCGGCGATGGACGCGGGCAACATGATCAAACCGATGCTCGCCCGTGGTGAACTGCGCCTGGTCGGTGCGACGACCCTGGAGGAGTACCGCAAGTACATCGAGAAGGACGCCGCCCTCGAACGGCGCTTTCAGCAGGTGTACGTGGGCGAACCGTCGGTCGAGGATGCCATCGGCATCCTGCGCGGCCTCAAGGAGAAGTACGAGGTGCACCACGGCGTGCGCATCACCGACTCCGCGCTGGTCGCCGCCGCGACACTGTCCGACAGGTACATCACCTCGCGCTTCCTGCCCGACAAGGCCATCGACCTCGTCGACGAGGCCGCCTCGCGGCTGCGGATGGAAATCGACTCGCGCCCCGTCGAAATCGACGAGGTGGAGCGGATCGTCCGCCGCCTGGAGGTGGAAGAGCTTGCGCTGCAGAAGGAAACCGACGCGGCGTCGAAGGAACGGCTGGACAAGCTGCGCCAGGAACTGGCCGACCAGAAGGAGAAACTGAACGAGTTGTCGGCGCGCTGGCAGGGCGAGAAGACTGCCATCGACTCGGTGCGCGATCTGCGCGAGGAGCTCGATCGTCTTCGCGGACAGGCTGATCGGGCCGAACGTGACGGAGACCTGGGCAAGGCCGCCGAACTCCGGTACGGCAAGATCCCCGGCCTGGAGAAGCAACTCGAGGCCGCGGTCGAAAAGACCGGTGCCGCACCGGGTCAGGATGTGATGCTGCAGGAGGAGGTGGGCCCCGACGACGTCGCCGAGGTGGTGTCGTCGTGGACCGGTGTGCCCGCCGGGCGCATGCTGGAGGGTGAGAGCGCGAAACTGCTGCGCATGGAGGACGAACTCGGTGCGCGGGTCATCGGCCAGAAGGCGGCCGTCACGGCGGTGTCCGACGCGGTTCGCCGCGCCCGCGCCGGGGTGGCCGACCCCAACCGGCCGCTCGGCTCGTTCCTGTTCCTCGGCCCCACGGGCGTCGGCAAGACCGAACTCGCCAAGGCGCTCGCGGAGTTCCTGTTCGACGACGAACGCGCCATGGTGCGTATCGACATGAGTGAATACGGTGAGAAGCACAGCGTCGCAAGGCTTGTCGGTGCACCTCCCGGGTACGTCGGGTACGAGTCGGGCGGTCAGCTCACCGAGGCGGTCCGCCGTCGCCCCTACACCGTCGTCCTGTTCGACGAGGTGGAGAAGGCGCACCCGGACGTATTCGACGTGTTGCTGCAGGTGCTCGACGAAGGCCGGCTCACCGACGGGCAGGGCCGTACCGTCGACTTCCGCAACACCATCCTGATCCTCACCTCCAACCTCGGTTCGGGCGGCGACCACGATCACGTGATGGCGGCGGTGCGGGCGGCGTTCAAGCCGGAGTTCATCAACCGGCTCGACGACGTGGTCGTCTTCGACGCGCTGAGCCCCGACGAGCTGGTGTCCATCGTCGACATCCAGCTCGGGCAGCTCGGCAAGCGGCTGGCCCAGCGCAGGCTGCGGCTGGAGGTGTCGGCCAAGGCCAGGCAGTGGCTGGCCGAACGCGGCTTCGACCCGCTCTACGGCGCCCGGCCACTGCGCCGGCTGGTGCAGCAGGCCATCGGCGACCAACTCGCCAAACTGTTGCTGGCCGGAGATGTGCGGGACGGGGATGTGGTGCCGGTGAACGTCTCCGCGGACGGAGACGGGCTGGTTCTGGGCTGACCCGCCGATCGATGACGGTGCCCGTGACGACGACGGTCGTTGCGGGCACCGTCATCGTGTCCGGAGGTCGCGTAAGG contains:
- a CDS encoding Fic family protein, yielding MAHLRDLHWQPADQSGLVASDRRGGRFSAYVPDPLCNRPLALDGELGAAAASAERAIRHLAAVPGSRGLSAISRLLTRSEAISSSMIEGIAPSPQQVALAELGLTESVRGLSDKARLVARNIAVLRAASGELVTSPEVTVADIEALHDGLLQGDHHRGIRVVQNWIGGSNWNPLRAEFVPPPPELVPALMADLVRYVNGASHGPLIQAGLVHAQFETIHPFTDGNGRVGRALIHTVLARGGLSPDAVLPISLVLATLSERYVAGLNSYRYAGGADRVEAGRGQATWLAFFIEATTIAIHQAAQLADDVSALETSWQRKVNQDRAARGLRIAPRADSAAQRILSILPEAPVLTGRSVERLIDVSFNAARGALDELADAGVLTRKVIDRRTTGYLAHDILDLVGITERRLASTQFDTRVAPPSRPVPASPPRRD
- the clpB gene encoding ATP-dependent chaperone ClpB; translated protein: MDSFTPTTKTQQALSAAVHAATAAGNSDVRPAHILVALLDQSDGIAAPLLKAVGVDPSTVRTLAQAIIDRAPTVASASASPQLSRESIAAIGAAQQLAGELDDDYVSTEHLVVGLATGDSDVAKLLHNQGATPQALRDAFVSVRGTARVTSEDPESTYQALEKYSTDLTAAAREGKLDPVIGRDSEIRRVVQVLSRRTKNNPVLIGEPGVGKTAIVEGLAQRVVAGDVPESLRGKTVISLDLGSMVAGAKYRGEFEERLKAVLDEIKGSAGQVITFIDELHTIVGAGATGDSAMDAGNMIKPMLARGELRLVGATTLEEYRKYIEKDAALERRFQQVYVGEPSVEDAIGILRGLKEKYEVHHGVRITDSALVAAATLSDRYITSRFLPDKAIDLVDEAASRLRMEIDSRPVEIDEVERIVRRLEVEELALQKETDAASKERLDKLRQELADQKEKLNELSARWQGEKTAIDSVRDLREELDRLRGQADRAERDGDLGKAAELRYGKIPGLEKQLEAAVEKTGAAPGQDVMLQEEVGPDDVAEVVSSWTGVPAGRMLEGESAKLLRMEDELGARVIGQKAAVTAVSDAVRRARAGVADPNRPLGSFLFLGPTGVGKTELAKALAEFLFDDERAMVRIDMSEYGEKHSVARLVGAPPGYVGYESGGQLTEAVRRRPYTVVLFDEVEKAHPDVFDVLLQVLDEGRLTDGQGRTVDFRNTILILTSNLGSGGDHDHVMAAVRAAFKPEFINRLDDVVVFDALSPDELVSIVDIQLGQLGKRLAQRRLRLEVSAKARQWLAERGFDPLYGARPLRRLVQQAIGDQLAKLLLAGDVRDGDVVPVNVSADGDGLVLG